A genome region from Pseudanabaena sp. Chao 1811 includes the following:
- a CDS encoding pentapeptide repeat-containing protein: protein MALPNSRLKAFCLIIATIATIVAIAAMYLEHDELVYVSLGVISVIVLPILLPPLLTTIINSPLGKHWDITLSSVIAGIAVLVSAHVTQFDAAFIRWFDSLKWEALGAVGQILIAVLAVWVAWRQNQISESLTGQQNVITQQQTIDAYFQGISDLVLDPQGQLEDWPLERAIAQARTAALLGGCDADGRAKIVRFLSSANLLTPLKRDGLLGRPILDGTGGYVVDLANGVRVVNLGTMLAGRDIGNTDLRNADLSGANLLKANFNNCDLTGANFGGAILAKANLRGTDLSRVKMFYGKLETATPRDRLHAPNFETGEYTGAVVEDADFSKAIDLSEETRCYLCAWCGKKSRKTIPGGCEDVPNRLGR, encoded by the coding sequence TTGGCTCTACCGAATTCTCGACTTAAAGCATTTTGCTTAATCATTGCCACCATCGCGACAATTGTGGCGATCGCCGCAATGTATTTAGAACATGATGAATTGGTGTATGTCAGTCTTGGCGTGATCTCTGTGATCGTCTTACCAATTCTCTTACCACCATTACTGACGACAATCATCAATTCGCCATTAGGAAAGCATTGGGATATTACCTTATCTAGTGTTATCGCGGGGATTGCCGTGCTAGTTTCTGCCCATGTCACCCAATTTGATGCGGCTTTTATCCGATGGTTTGACAGCCTTAAATGGGAAGCTTTAGGGGCGGTAGGACAAATTTTAATTGCAGTTTTAGCGGTTTGGGTGGCATGGCGACAAAATCAAATTTCAGAAAGTTTAACAGGGCAGCAAAATGTCATTACCCAACAGCAAACCATTGATGCCTATTTTCAAGGGATTTCTGATCTAGTTCTCGATCCCCAAGGTCAATTGGAAGACTGGCCCTTGGAAAGAGCGATCGCTCAAGCGAGAACCGCAGCATTACTGGGGGGCTGCGATGCCGATGGACGTGCCAAAATTGTCCGCTTTCTATCCAGTGCCAATTTACTAACTCCCCTCAAGCGTGATGGATTGCTGGGTCGTCCGATCCTTGATGGGACTGGCGGCTATGTCGTTGATCTTGCCAATGGTGTGCGGGTAGTGAATTTAGGAACTATGTTGGCAGGTCGTGATATTGGTAATACTGATTTGCGAAATGCCGATTTAAGCGGAGCTAACTTACTCAAAGCGAATTTCAATAATTGTGATCTTACAGGTGCGAACTTTGGCGGTGCAATCTTGGCTAAGGCAAATCTGCGTGGTACAGATCTCAGTCGCGTCAAGATGTTTTACGGCAAGTTAGAAACTGCGACTCCCCGCGATCGCCTCCATGCACCAAATTTCGAGACAGGAGAATATACAGGCGCAGTTGTGGAAGATGCCGACTTTAGTAAAGCGATCGACCTATCGGAAGAAACTCGCTGCTATCTATGTGCTTGGTGTGGTAAAAAATCTCGTAAAACTATCCCTGGAGGCTGCGAAGATGTACCAAATCGATTGGGACGTTAA